In the genome of Xanthocytophaga agilis, one region contains:
- a CDS encoding DUF3805 domain-containing protein has product MKTYTSENGWFSMELPVSWEEYDCGEDGAYAFFDTNSWTGNLRIIPFRLARRRNPSKDIASIFIQDEVLKNEGANRIQLGDFDCAHFRKNIQQDDGDLFVYYWITGIGNNLFICTFTVDHKQEKCEQHSTDLETVQNILQSIRMKQSVEKLNAA; this is encoded by the coding sequence ATGAAGACCTACACATCAGAAAATGGATGGTTTAGCATGGAACTTCCTGTTTCCTGGGAAGAATACGATTGTGGTGAAGATGGTGCCTATGCCTTCTTTGATACTAATTCTTGGACTGGTAATCTGCGTATTATTCCTTTCCGTTTAGCCAGACGTAGAAACCCCAGCAAAGACATTGCCTCTATTTTTATTCAGGATGAGGTACTAAAAAACGAGGGAGCCAATCGTATCCAGCTAGGCGATTTTGACTGTGCTCATTTCCGAAAAAATATTCAGCAGGATGATGGAGATCTGTTTGTATATTACTGGATTACAGGTATAGGTAACAATCTGTTTATCTGCACATTTACAGTTGATCACAAACAAGAAAAATGCGAACAACACTCAACAGATCTGGAAACTGTTCAAAATATCCTCCAAAGTATCCGCATGAAACAGTCTGTGGAAAAGCTGAATGCGGCTTAA
- a CDS encoding chromate resistance protein ChrB domain-containing protein: MKWITRERPKIDRIACPWLIRRFIDPEAEFIFVPYEQIQTMAQDLNATPFDIPEAEFTHYQDQCTFDYFLSKYKLTDPALHSIAPIIRGADTDDHTLAAQASGLWAISAGLAFNITDDYELLEKGMLIYDSLYSWAKHLQKEKHTQSPTERLFLQVFNTYLNEKKSHPGKMPGWAKELKEIIQDQIDTNLSLSLKEISEGLNIHPAYLSREFSKYFNNLSFGEYIRKLRIEKAMDLLQGSSHSLAEIAYLTGFSDQSHFTRIFRKYTDQSPAEYRKRINKK; this comes from the coding sequence ATGAAATGGATTACCCGTGAACGCCCCAAAATAGATCGTATAGCTTGTCCTTGGTTAATCAGGCGATTCATTGATCCGGAGGCTGAATTCATTTTTGTTCCGTATGAACAAATTCAGACAATGGCACAAGACCTGAATGCGACTCCATTTGACATTCCCGAAGCAGAGTTTACCCATTACCAGGACCAGTGCACCTTTGATTATTTTCTGAGTAAATACAAGCTTACCGACCCTGCTTTACATAGCATTGCACCTATTATTCGGGGAGCCGATACAGATGATCATACCCTCGCAGCTCAGGCATCAGGCTTATGGGCCATTTCGGCAGGACTAGCGTTTAATATTACAGATGACTATGAGTTGTTGGAAAAGGGAATGCTGATCTATGATTCACTTTATAGTTGGGCCAAACACTTACAGAAAGAAAAACATACGCAATCTCCTACCGAGCGACTTTTTTTACAGGTATTCAATACTTATCTGAACGAAAAAAAATCACATCCAGGTAAAATGCCAGGATGGGCAAAAGAACTAAAGGAAATTATCCAGGATCAGATTGATACAAATTTGAGTTTAAGCCTGAAAGAGATTTCCGAAGGACTCAATATTCATCCGGCTTATTTATCGCGTGAGTTTTCTAAATATTTTAACAATCTGTCTTTTGGCGAGTATATCCGTAAACTACGGATTGAAAAGGCAATGGATTTGCTACAAGGCTCCTCTCATTCTCTTGCTGAGATTGCTTATCTGACTGGATTTTCGGATCAAAGCCATTTTACACGCATTTTCAGAAAATATACAGATCAGAGTCCAGCCGAATATCGGAAAAGAATCAATAAAAAGTAA
- a CDS encoding helix-turn-helix transcriptional regulator, with translation MLSYIQYQPSSLLARYIECYWIFKVPLMAASVVERLIPGGRVELMINLGHSMHFLANDKLEQGDLIDQVHVMGQRNRIYYAKSSGEMYMLGARFKPGGIHAFTRLPASELLNQVISAEDVLGGTLKGWKNRLREKKTDAEQIALLDLLMQQLVQYTTTEWNDCTKIIDIIRQDNVLSVNELCDENESYYKKLERSFLKYVGYTPKHYYRIVRFNKALRQMQFNQKSLTAISHDCDYYDQSHFIKDFRQFTGTTPRQFQSETHHIADFLISQQPV, from the coding sequence ATGCTTTCCTATATACAATATCAACCTTCTTCACTACTTGCCAGGTACATCGAATGCTACTGGATATTTAAGGTTCCTTTGATGGCTGCTTCGGTCGTTGAACGACTCATACCAGGCGGGAGAGTTGAATTGATGATTAATCTGGGACATTCCATGCATTTTCTGGCCAACGATAAGCTGGAACAGGGCGATCTGATTGATCAGGTACACGTTATGGGTCAGAGGAACCGGATTTATTATGCAAAATCAAGTGGGGAAATGTATATGTTGGGTGCTCGTTTTAAGCCGGGAGGGATTCATGCATTCACCAGATTACCTGCCAGTGAGTTGCTTAATCAGGTGATTTCTGCGGAAGACGTGTTGGGAGGTACACTCAAAGGGTGGAAGAACAGGTTACGAGAAAAGAAAACAGATGCAGAACAAATAGCATTATTGGATCTATTAATGCAGCAACTGGTTCAATATACTACTACTGAATGGAATGACTGTACTAAGATTATTGATATAATTCGTCAGGATAATGTACTATCTGTCAATGAATTATGTGACGAGAATGAGTCATACTACAAAAAGCTGGAAAGGAGTTTTCTGAAATATGTAGGCTATACACCAAAACATTATTACCGTATTGTTCGCTTTAACAAAGCCCTCCGGCAGATGCAATTTAACCAGAAGTCTCTCACTGCGATTTCGCATGATTGCGATTATTATGATCAGTCGCACTTTATCAAAGACTTTCGGCAATTTACTGGAACTACTCCCCGCCAGTTTCAGTCCGAAACTCATCATATTGCTGATTTTCTAATTAGCCAGCAACCTGTCTAA
- a CDS encoding nitrilase-related carbon-nitrogen hydrolase has translation MLSVKTPVTRLSFSLPVMVLGTLISGLCWYVSCGLSGEYGWLLWIAPVPVLILSFQTSKGTTFLIAFTAYLIGRLSWFSYLESVATLIPAIIFTLLFPLAFACIILISRIIVLQIGSWYTLFAFPVFFTTFEFLFSISSPHGTAGSIAYSQMNMLPLIQIASVTGMLGITFFVTCVPSAIAVGWLYHKEKVQFRYILSFLTLLIISVLGFGEFRLISIPRTPKFKAGLVSLDEKYHYEPGRVEASKEIKAVENYVFHIAELARQGAHMIVLPERAINIHTETNAEILSLLQDAARQNQVGLVIGYTNLVQKPETNAALIIDVTGNLLNQYNKVHLIPGLEGQFMPGKNPAIVNFMSNQTGMAICKDLDFTRYIRKYGVAGISVLFVPAWDFTVDDWLHSRMAILRSVENGFSQVRAARKGRLTINDAYGRVTSEANCADGQQALLIGSVSIVRIHTLYSRFGEWFGVLNVLAVIGFISIYMYRRKR, from the coding sequence ATGCTCTCTGTCAAAACACCAGTTACCCGTTTATCTTTTAGCTTACCCGTGATGGTTCTGGGGACTCTTATTTCCGGACTATGCTGGTATGTATCCTGTGGATTGTCTGGTGAGTATGGGTGGCTTCTCTGGATAGCGCCTGTACCAGTGTTGATTCTTTCATTTCAGACAAGTAAAGGAACTACTTTTCTGATAGCATTCACTGCCTATTTGATAGGAAGACTTAGCTGGTTTTCCTATCTGGAATCTGTGGCTACATTGATACCTGCCATTATTTTTACACTTTTATTTCCATTGGCTTTTGCTTGTATCATACTTATAAGCAGAATTATTGTGCTTCAGATAGGCTCCTGGTATACACTATTTGCCTTTCCTGTGTTTTTTACCACATTTGAGTTTTTATTTTCGATTTCTTCACCTCATGGAACAGCTGGAAGCATAGCCTATTCACAGATGAATATGCTACCACTTATTCAAATTGCTTCAGTTACTGGCATGTTGGGTATTACATTCTTTGTGACCTGTGTTCCTTCTGCCATAGCTGTAGGTTGGTTATATCATAAAGAGAAAGTTCAATTCAGATATATACTCAGTTTTTTAACTTTGCTTATTATCTCTGTTTTAGGATTTGGTGAGTTCCGATTGATCAGCATTCCCAGAACTCCTAAATTCAAAGCAGGATTGGTGTCATTGGATGAGAAATACCATTACGAACCGGGTCGGGTAGAGGCATCAAAAGAAATTAAGGCAGTTGAAAACTATGTTTTTCATATAGCAGAACTTGCCAGACAAGGTGCTCACATGATCGTATTACCAGAAAGAGCGATTAACATTCATACAGAAACCAATGCTGAGATACTGAGTCTCTTACAAGATGCTGCCAGACAAAATCAGGTGGGGCTGGTGATCGGATACACCAATCTGGTGCAAAAGCCTGAGACTAATGCCGCCTTAATTATTGATGTGACAGGCAATCTACTGAATCAGTACAACAAAGTTCATTTAATACCAGGGTTAGAAGGCCAGTTTATGCCTGGGAAAAATCCAGCTATTGTCAACTTTATGAGTAATCAGACTGGTATGGCTATATGTAAGGATCTCGATTTTACCAGATATATCCGAAAGTATGGGGTTGCTGGCATCTCTGTGTTATTTGTACCTGCATGGGATTTTACAGTAGATGATTGGCTTCATAGTCGAATGGCTATTTTGAGAAGCGTAGAAAATGGCTTTTCTCAGGTTCGGGCTGCACGTAAAGGAAGATTAACGATCAATGACGCTTATGGTAGGGTTACCAGTGAAGCAAATTGTGCCGATGGCCAGCAGGCTTTGCTGATAGGATCAGTTTCTATAGTAAGAATCCATACACTATATAGTCGGTTTGGAGAATGGTTTGGGGTGTTAAATGTGTTGGCTGTGATAGGGTTTATTTCTATCTATATGTATAGACGAAAGAGGTAG
- a CDS encoding ABC transporter permease, whose protein sequence is MNILFIDDYTQSTNNQPITNKARVLAKDLSNNFNQFLSIHHLWMRLTIKQFRKYHLAISKYSIHFTFTTMLRNYLKIAFRSLVRNKAYSAINILGLAFGLACSLMIALWVKDELDMDAFHANESQLYQVFERQYYVDKTEASYLTQGLLAEELKKVIPEIQSATGMEEVRTFTLESGNTIQKMEGSFAGSDFFSMFSYPLLQGTIVSALNDPGSIAISRRMAEQFFGNPEQAIGKPIRFENKEDLLVTAVFENIPSQSSIQFDFLRSWTAYIKENKWVHNWTNTSPSTFIQLRPEIDPDKVETKIKDFVYQYTEKRKGLRVELGLQPYSERYLHSVFKNGQLNGGRIEYVRIFSFVAFFILLIACINLMNLATARSAKRAKEVGIRKVIGALRPSLIIQFLSESMVLTITAGVLALFLVMILLPVFSTLTSKHLSLPLAQPLFWTTLLGVIFITGAIAGSYPALFLSSFNPVRVLKGTLKFDTGSFLFRKGLVVFQFTLSILLIIGMIVMHRQLNYIQHLNLGYDRENLLYIPMEGELIQKYDLFKTEASKLPGILSISRMHQSPTVMEHHTTDISWPGKDPNLTIPFSDTPVGYDFVETMKLQLKEGRDFSKDFGTDSVSYLINETALQKLGYQNPIGQPLWWGSHKGTIIGVLKDFHFNSVYQTIDPLVMRLDKHMRWGTILIRVEAGKTPDVLTGLEKLHKSLNTNFPFTYQFSDQEYTNLYKSEQIVSKLGNCFSFLAIFISCLGLFGLAAYTAESKIKEISIRKVLGASVRTIVIMLSLDFVLLVGIAFAIAIPIAWYSVHQWLQNFAYHISVQWWIFALAGLLALVIAVVTISLQSVKAALANPVKALKTE, encoded by the coding sequence TTGAACATCCTATTTATTGACGACTATACGCAATCTACTAACAATCAACCAATTACAAACAAAGCACGCGTATTGGCAAAGGATTTGAGCAACAATTTCAACCAATTTCTTAGTATCCACCATTTATGGATGCGACTGACAATCAAGCAATTTAGAAAATACCATCTGGCAATTTCTAAATATAGCATCCATTTTACCTTTACAACTATGCTACGTAACTATCTCAAAATCGCTTTTAGAAGCCTTGTACGCAACAAAGCTTATTCGGCTATCAATATTCTGGGACTAGCTTTTGGCTTGGCATGTAGTCTGATGATTGCCTTATGGGTAAAGGACGAGCTGGATATGGATGCCTTTCATGCAAATGAAAGCCAGCTCTACCAGGTATTTGAACGTCAATATTATGTCGATAAAACAGAAGCTTCCTATCTTACACAGGGTTTACTGGCAGAAGAACTCAAAAAGGTGATTCCAGAAATACAATCTGCAACAGGAATGGAAGAAGTACGTACATTTACTTTAGAATCAGGCAATACTATACAAAAAATGGAAGGCTCGTTTGCTGGGTCTGACTTTTTTAGCATGTTTAGTTATCCATTGCTTCAGGGAACAATAGTATCAGCTTTGAATGATCCAGGTAGTATTGCCATTTCCAGACGGATGGCGGAACAGTTTTTTGGAAATCCTGAACAAGCAATTGGAAAACCTATTCGCTTTGAAAATAAGGAAGATCTTTTGGTTACTGCTGTTTTTGAAAACATTCCATCACAATCATCCATACAATTCGATTTTCTCAGAAGTTGGACAGCCTACATAAAAGAAAATAAATGGGTACACAACTGGACGAATACCAGTCCATCTACCTTTATTCAACTACGACCAGAAATAGACCCGGATAAAGTAGAAACCAAAATCAAGGATTTTGTTTACCAATACACCGAAAAACGAAAAGGACTCCGGGTAGAACTTGGTTTGCAACCCTATTCCGAAAGATATCTGCATTCCGTATTTAAAAATGGCCAGTTAAATGGTGGACGTATTGAATATGTGCGTATTTTCAGTTTTGTGGCTTTTTTCATTCTGTTGATAGCGTGTATTAACTTAATGAATCTAGCAACAGCCCGTTCAGCCAAACGCGCTAAAGAAGTAGGTATTCGTAAGGTAATTGGTGCACTTCGCCCCTCTCTGATAATCCAGTTTCTGAGTGAAAGTATGGTATTAACTATAACAGCAGGGGTACTGGCACTCTTCCTGGTAATGATTCTCTTACCTGTTTTCAGCACACTTACCAGCAAACACTTGTCACTTCCATTGGCTCAGCCTCTTTTCTGGACTACGTTATTGGGAGTTATATTTATTACAGGAGCTATAGCAGGTAGTTATCCTGCCCTTTTTCTGTCTTCTTTTAATCCAGTACGTGTTTTAAAAGGAACGCTCAAATTTGATACAGGATCATTCCTGTTTCGTAAAGGACTAGTTGTCTTTCAGTTTACGCTTTCGATTCTGCTTATCATAGGTATGATTGTCATGCATCGCCAGTTAAACTATATCCAGCACTTAAATCTGGGGTATGACAGAGAAAATCTTCTGTATATTCCAATGGAGGGCGAACTGATACAGAAATATGATTTGTTTAAAACCGAAGCCAGCAAGCTACCTGGGATATTGAGTATTTCACGTATGCACCAATCACCTACTGTAATGGAACATCATACTACAGATATTAGCTGGCCTGGCAAAGATCCGAATCTGACTATTCCATTCTCAGACACACCGGTTGGGTATGACTTTGTTGAAACCATGAAACTTCAGTTAAAAGAAGGTCGTGACTTCTCAAAGGACTTTGGAACAGATTCCGTGAGCTATCTTATTAATGAAACAGCCTTACAAAAACTGGGCTATCAAAATCCGATAGGTCAGCCATTGTGGTGGGGTTCTCATAAAGGTACAATCATCGGAGTGTTGAAGGATTTTCATTTCAACTCTGTCTATCAAACTATTGATCCACTTGTAATGCGCCTGGATAAGCATATGCGCTGGGGAACTATTCTGATACGCGTAGAAGCAGGCAAAACTCCGGATGTTCTTACAGGTTTGGAGAAATTACACAAAAGTCTGAATACTAATTTTCCATTTACCTATCAGTTTTCAGATCAGGAATATACTAATCTTTACAAAAGTGAGCAGATAGTAAGCAAACTAGGCAACTGCTTCAGCTTTCTGGCTATTTTTATTTCCTGTCTGGGACTATTTGGATTGGCAGCCTATACTGCGGAAAGTAAAATAAAGGAGATTAGCATCCGAAAAGTATTAGGAGCATCTGTTAGAACTATTGTTATCATGTTATCACTGGATTTTGTATTGTTGGTAGGTATCGCTTTTGCCATAGCCATTCCTATAGCCTGGTATAGTGTACACCAGTGGTTGCAAAATTTCGCTTACCATATATCTGTCCAGTGGTGGATTTTTGCTTTGGCAGGTTTACTGGCTCTTGTAATTGCCGTAGTAACTATCAGCCTGCAATCTGTAAAAGCAGCACTGGCCAACCCAGTCAAGGCCCTAAAAACTGAGTAG
- a CDS encoding glycoside hydrolase family 95 protein — protein sequence MKQLLITLLFFTMTSGFSQQSGLTLWYKQPSGDVWENALPIGNGRLGGMVYGNVPKEIIQLNEHTVWSGSPNRNDNPDALASLPEVRKLIFEGHYKEAEKLTNQSILTKKSHGQKFQPVGNLELTFNGHDNYTNYYRELDISRAVTKTSYTVGGITYTRETFASFPDRVIVMQLTASKPGSLSFSAAYACPHKSSSVVTTASNDLELTGVTSDHEGVKGMVKFKGITRIKLNGGTLAKTDSSLIIQGANSATLFISIGTNFNNYKDLSGNESRRVETYINQAYSKSFASLVKAHVVAYQQLFNRVKLDLGPSKDSQVPTDEQLKNFRNTNEPALVVLYYQYGRYLLISSSQPGGQPANLQGIWNNKMSPPWDSKYTININTEMNYWPAEKTNLTELHDPLFQLVKELSETGQETARVMYGARGWMAHHNTDIWRINGPVDGAFWGVWNAGGGWLSQHLWEHYLYTGDKAFLESVYPILRGASLFYVDFLVEHPKYHWLVVAPANSPENAPKAHEGSSLDAGTTMDNQIVYDVFSSTIRAAEILNKDASFIDTLKQKRGRLAPMHIGQHNQLQEWLDDVDDPNDHHRHISHLYGLFPSNQISPYRTPELFAAARNTLTQRGDVSTGWSMGWKINWWAKMLDGNHAYKLIQNQLTPLGVNPDGGGTYTNLFDAHPPFQIDGNFGCTSGITEMLMQSSDGTVHLLPALPDAWPGGTVSGLKARGGFEIVNMEWKDTKLVKLVVKSILGGNLRLRVPNELKLNNGTGLNQATGKNPNVFYQTEDTPAPIVSPKSTIAPLALKETVLYDLPTQKGGIYTLVSK from the coding sequence ATGAAACAACTACTTATTACCCTTCTATTTTTTACAATGACAAGTGGATTCTCACAACAATCGGGCTTAACTCTCTGGTATAAACAACCTTCGGGTGATGTTTGGGAAAATGCACTACCAATTGGGAATGGAAGGCTGGGAGGGATGGTATATGGAAATGTTCCGAAGGAAATTATTCAACTTAATGAGCATACCGTATGGAGTGGCAGTCCTAATCGCAATGATAATCCAGATGCGCTGGCTTCATTGCCTGAGGTAAGAAAGCTGATTTTTGAAGGACATTACAAGGAGGCAGAGAAACTTACCAATCAATCAATTTTAACCAAAAAGTCGCATGGACAAAAGTTTCAACCTGTAGGCAATCTGGAACTAACTTTCAATGGGCATGACAACTATACTAATTATTACCGGGAACTCGATATTAGTCGGGCAGTAACAAAAACTTCCTATACAGTAGGCGGAATTACCTATACACGAGAAACATTCGCCTCATTTCCGGATAGAGTGATTGTGATGCAACTGACAGCCAGTAAACCAGGCAGTCTTTCATTTTCGGCAGCCTATGCCTGCCCTCACAAAAGTTCGTCTGTGGTTACTACTGCATCCAACGATCTGGAACTTACCGGCGTTACCAGTGATCATGAAGGGGTAAAAGGTATGGTTAAGTTTAAAGGAATAACCCGAATTAAACTAAATGGTGGAACCCTTGCCAAAACAGATAGCTCTCTGATTATACAAGGTGCTAATTCAGCTACTCTTTTTATTTCTATTGGTACAAATTTCAACAATTATAAGGATCTGAGTGGAAATGAATCTAGACGGGTTGAAACCTATATCAATCAGGCTTATTCCAAATCGTTTGCCTCGTTAGTAAAAGCACATGTAGTTGCATACCAACAGTTGTTTAATCGGGTAAAACTGGATCTAGGGCCCTCCAAGGATAGTCAGGTTCCAACAGATGAACAGCTTAAGAATTTTCGGAATACCAACGAACCCGCGTTGGTTGTGTTGTATTACCAGTATGGACGCTACCTGCTTATTTCTTCCTCGCAACCGGGTGGACAACCTGCGAACCTTCAAGGGATTTGGAACAACAAAATGAGTCCCCCTTGGGATAGCAAATACACCATTAATATCAATACCGAGATGAACTACTGGCCAGCTGAGAAGACCAACCTGACTGAGCTACATGACCCTTTATTTCAACTGGTGAAAGAACTATCTGAAACAGGACAGGAAACTGCCCGTGTAATGTATGGTGCCAGAGGATGGATGGCCCATCATAATACCGATATCTGGCGAATCAACGGTCCGGTAGATGGTGCTTTCTGGGGCGTCTGGAATGCTGGAGGTGGCTGGTTGAGTCAACATCTCTGGGAGCATTATCTGTATACTGGGGATAAGGCGTTTCTGGAGTCCGTTTATCCTATTTTAAGAGGGGCATCTTTGTTTTATGTGGATTTTTTAGTGGAACACCCTAAATACCACTGGCTGGTGGTGGCTCCGGCTAATTCACCAGAAAATGCACCAAAAGCGCATGAAGGATCATCACTGGATGCAGGTACGACAATGGATAATCAGATTGTGTATGATGTGTTTAGTTCCACTATTCGTGCTGCCGAGATTCTAAATAAAGATGCTTCTTTTATAGACACATTGAAACAGAAACGCGGTCGTCTGGCCCCAATGCATATTGGTCAACACAACCAGCTACAAGAGTGGCTGGATGATGTAGATGATCCCAACGATCATCATCGCCATATTTCTCATTTGTATGGCTTGTTTCCATCCAATCAGATCTCACCTTACCGGACACCTGAATTATTTGCTGCAGCCCGTAATACACTTACACAACGAGGCGATGTCTCTACAGGCTGGAGTATGGGATGGAAAATAAACTGGTGGGCTAAAATGCTGGATGGTAACCATGCCTACAAACTGATTCAAAATCAGCTTACGCCACTGGGAGTTAATCCGGATGGTGGCGGAACATATACTAATCTGTTTGATGCTCATCCGCCTTTTCAGATTGACGGCAATTTTGGTTGTACCTCTGGTATTACCGAGATGCTGATGCAAAGTTCAGATGGAACTGTGCATCTATTGCCTGCTTTACCTGATGCCTGGCCAGGTGGTACTGTAAGTGGACTGAAAGCCAGGGGTGGTTTTGAGATTGTAAACATGGAGTGGAAGGATACCAAATTAGTAAAACTAGTAGTAAAGTCAATTCTGGGAGGAAACCTTCGTTTGCGGGTGCCTAATGAATTAAAGTTGAATAATGGAACGGGTTTAAATCAGGCTACAGGTAAGAATCCGAATGTGTTTTATCAGACGGAAGACACTCCTGCACCGATTGTTTCACCTAAGTCGACTATTGCACCACTTGCCTTAAAAGAAACTGTGTTATATGATTTGCCTACACAGAAAGGAGGGATCTATACACTGGTGAGTAAGTAA
- a CDS encoding alpha-L-arabinofuranosidase C-terminal domain-containing protein, which yields MIVYLAVSLTVLAQSARQQTTSTGKKISPTLFGLFFEDINYAADGGLYAEMIQNRSFEYSPADRREWHSLTSWEYITPVFSYGSLNVETNKPIHPNNPHYAVLTIEHVGQPGVGENSKIPENKGVPGVGIKNRGYDHMVVKAGEKYAFSLFACQLSATPVALTVSLQDPRGKILSESKLTVNSKDWNKYTATLTASERSDSTSLVILGTTQGKVGIDIVSLFPENTFKNRQNGLRADLAQLLADMKPAFIRFPGGCLAHGDGLGNMYRWKNTIGPIEQRVEQRNIWGYHQTAGLGYYEYFQFCEDIGAKPLPVLPAAVSCQNSGGTWRIGGTGQKAIPMDEMKDYIQEVLDLIEWANGSVSSTWGAKRAAAGHPKPFNLEFVGIGNEDKITPEFEERFKLIYDAVKAKHPEITVIGTVGPFPDGEDFTKGWKYANNLTVPMVDEHYYQQPDWFVRNQYRYDAYDRKQSHVYLGEYASWGNKLKNAISEAIYMTALERNGDVVDMASYAPLLAKKNHTQWKTDMIFFDNEKVCLTPNYYVQKLFTANQGDYYYDKIVSKNSKDSTLAASCVKDSKTGDIILKLVNGGTASQSMKIDLSAFKKLASQAEQVVIAGSAEAENTLENPQAIAPVQSKIKVSKSFQYNAPAMSLTVIRIKTQS from the coding sequence ATGATTGTGTATTTGGCTGTTTCCCTGACTGTATTAGCACAGTCTGCCAGACAACAAACCACATCCACAGGAAAGAAAATCAGTCCTACTTTATTCGGGTTGTTTTTTGAAGACATCAATTATGCTGCAGATGGCGGACTCTATGCCGAAATGATACAAAATCGTTCGTTTGAATACAGTCCGGCAGACCGTAGAGAGTGGCATTCGCTTACCAGTTGGGAATATATTACGCCTGTGTTTTCCTACGGTTCACTGAATGTAGAAACCAATAAGCCTATTCACCCAAACAATCCTCATTATGCTGTACTGACTATCGAACATGTAGGACAGCCAGGTGTAGGAGAGAATAGTAAGATTCCCGAAAACAAAGGTGTACCAGGTGTTGGAATCAAAAATCGTGGGTATGATCATATGGTTGTAAAAGCTGGAGAAAAGTATGCATTCTCTCTGTTTGCCTGCCAGTTATCAGCAACTCCGGTTGCACTTACCGTAAGTCTGCAGGACCCCAGAGGAAAAATACTGTCGGAAAGTAAGCTGACTGTTAATTCAAAAGATTGGAATAAATATACTGCTACTCTTACAGCTTCTGAACGAAGTGATAGCACATCTCTTGTTATTTTGGGTACTACGCAAGGAAAAGTAGGGATAGATATAGTTTCTCTTTTTCCGGAAAATACCTTCAAAAATCGTCAGAACGGACTTCGGGCTGATCTCGCTCAACTGCTTGCTGATATGAAGCCAGCCTTCATTCGTTTTCCGGGTGGTTGTCTGGCTCATGGAGATGGACTGGGAAATATGTATCGCTGGAAAAATACTATAGGGCCTATTGAACAACGGGTTGAACAACGAAATATCTGGGGGTATCATCAGACAGCTGGTTTGGGGTATTATGAATATTTTCAGTTTTGTGAAGACATTGGGGCAAAGCCACTCCCTGTATTGCCTGCTGCAGTCAGTTGTCAGAATTCTGGTGGTACATGGCGTATTGGAGGTACAGGCCAGAAAGCAATACCTATGGATGAAATGAAGGATTACATTCAGGAAGTGCTGGATCTGATTGAGTGGGCGAATGGGTCTGTTTCGTCTACCTGGGGAGCTAAACGGGCCGCTGCAGGTCATCCCAAACCTTTCAATCTGGAATTTGTCGGTATTGGAAATGAAGACAAGATCACGCCTGAGTTTGAAGAACGATTTAAGTTGATTTATGATGCTGTGAAAGCCAAACATCCTGAAATCACTGTTATTGGAACTGTTGGACCATTTCCGGATGGAGAAGACTTTACCAAAGGCTGGAAATATGCCAATAACCTGACTGTACCTATGGTAGACGAGCATTATTACCAGCAACCTGACTGGTTTGTCAGGAATCAGTACCGTTATGATGCATATGATAGAAAACAATCCCATGTATATCTGGGAGAATATGCTTCCTGGGGGAATAAGCTGAAAAATGCAATATCCGAAGCAATCTATATGACAGCTCTGGAACGAAATGGCGATGTAGTGGATATGGCCTCATACGCACCTTTGCTGGCTAAGAAAAATCATACTCAGTGGAAGACAGACATGATCTTCTTTGATAATGAAAAGGTTTGTTTGACTCCTAACTACTATGTGCAAAAACTTTTTACGGCTAACCAAGGCGACTACTATTATGATAAGATCGTTTCTAAAAACAGCAAAGATTCTACTTTGGCAGCTTCCTGTGTGAAAGATAGTAAAACAGGGGATATTATTCTCAAACTTGTAAATGGCGGAACTGCTTCTCAATCTATGAAGATAGACCTTTCAGCCTTTAAAAAGCTGGCTTCACAGGCAGAGCAGGTTGTGATCGCAGGTAGTGCAGAGGCTGAGAATACACTGGAAAATCCCCAGGCTATTGCTCCTGTACAATCTAAGATCAAGGTAAGCAAGTCTTTTCAATACAATGCACCTGCTATGTCACTAACTGTTATTCGAATCAAAACACAAAGCTGA